In Deinococcus sp. Leaf326, a single genomic region encodes these proteins:
- a CDS encoding glycoside hydrolase family 38 C-terminal domain-containing protein codes for MTLSRLERRLRELEGHLGRLGAWRDERTVTLTDCTFQAPGRAGVRLQEGQPWPEGPGTLDDQPVRLRCEWTVTPDWEGLPLELLLDVGGEALLTASLDGEVVYRGGLNPYHRRAPLTRSARAGQRLSAEVVAVPRGLFGSPVPRPHLERARVCAPQPQVAALLDDLTVTAAAIRTLGRGALEGGSDLTGQGYGAEIAARLLNLTDEVVGALAWPSAAAGHLARLHELGGGESFTQGIWSLPRELPPTTPLSPEVTARVAHACMQLRAGLAHLRAEYPPRGRLALTGHAHLDLGWLWPVPETRRKGVRTLNTVMELMDRYPDFTFNQSSAQLYAWIEQDDPELFAKITRRVAEGRFEPVGGMWVEPDCQMSGGEALARHLLYGQGYFREKFGRTCEVAWLPDTFGFTPALPQLLVQGGVTGFFTTKLNWNEETRFPHDLFMWEGLDGTRIPAHSLNNPGGSRPGLGGYNGDVQPSDLLGTWENFGGKAAPGWGEEAPVSLFTFGYGDGGGGPSAPMLEAYDLLRDFPGLPALHMTRVDDLFRRLPQEGLPVWVGELYLQLHRGTLTSQARVKHLNRQAEHRLLEAEALCALAGADPEEGTGAGAGAQSELGELWKTTLLNQFHDILPGSSIREVYGDTVPELEGVAARAAELARACWTPETDTWTVANPLPWPRPLSVLLPADAGPLSAGGAALPTQAVEGGLLVHAPDQLVPAMGTLTLRRSAGPAATPSLPVSVTVRQDDSGTVLDNGALRAEIGEDGVLRRLTDLRTGREVLGPQGHVLRAYPDLPYAWDAWDVARDLGAAHTEVLDGPCTVRVVEDGPLRGAVQVTRPWRASQVTQTFRLCAGSARLEITLDLDWQERHTLLRAESDLNVRAHEAWAETALGAQPRPTHRNTPDDAAHFEVSAHRWMDLSEPGYGVSLLNDGRYGHSVRGSLLALSVVRGPMWPDPQADLGPHTLTYALYPHAGDWRGAHTPREALDLNSPLLAQAGRLELRAAPHLGGLPLMLSALKRSEDGQSLILRVYEPAGQRGEATVTLGRYSAERLNLLEDALPGEAGDRLEHGVLHLQVRPFETVSLRLSPAGTP; via the coding sequence GTGACCCTCTCGCGTCTGGAACGCCGGCTCCGGGAACTCGAGGGCCACCTGGGCCGTCTGGGGGCGTGGCGCGACGAACGCACCGTGACACTGACCGACTGTACCTTCCAGGCGCCGGGCCGAGCCGGAGTGCGCCTGCAAGAAGGTCAGCCCTGGCCCGAAGGCCCCGGTACCCTGGACGACCAGCCCGTGCGGCTGCGCTGCGAGTGGACGGTTACGCCGGACTGGGAGGGCCTGCCACTGGAGCTGCTGCTCGACGTGGGCGGCGAGGCGCTGCTCACGGCCTCGCTGGACGGTGAGGTGGTCTACCGGGGCGGCCTGAACCCCTACCACCGCCGCGCTCCACTGACTCGGAGCGCCCGCGCGGGCCAGCGCCTGAGCGCCGAGGTGGTGGCGGTTCCGCGCGGACTATTCGGGTCGCCGGTCCCGCGCCCGCACCTGGAACGCGCGCGGGTGTGCGCGCCGCAGCCGCAGGTCGCCGCGCTGCTCGACGACCTCACGGTGACGGCCGCCGCCATCCGCACGCTCGGGCGCGGCGCGCTGGAAGGCGGCAGCGATCTGACAGGCCAGGGCTACGGCGCGGAGATCGCCGCGCGGCTCCTGAACCTCACCGACGAGGTGGTCGGTGCGCTCGCGTGGCCTTCGGCGGCGGCCGGCCACCTGGCCCGGCTGCACGAGCTGGGCGGGGGCGAGTCGTTCACCCAGGGCATCTGGAGCCTGCCGCGCGAGCTGCCGCCCACCACGCCCCTTTCGCCCGAGGTGACCGCGCGCGTCGCGCACGCCTGTATGCAGCTCCGGGCCGGACTGGCGCACCTGCGCGCCGAGTACCCGCCGCGCGGCCGGCTGGCCCTGACCGGCCACGCCCACCTTGACCTGGGCTGGCTGTGGCCGGTCCCCGAGACGCGGCGCAAGGGCGTGCGGACCCTGAACACCGTCATGGAACTGATGGACCGCTACCCCGACTTCACCTTCAACCAGTCGAGCGCGCAGCTTTATGCCTGGATAGAACAGGACGACCCCGAACTGTTCGCGAAGATCACCCGGCGGGTGGCCGAGGGCCGGTTCGAGCCGGTGGGCGGCATGTGGGTCGAACCCGACTGCCAGATGAGCGGCGGCGAGGCGCTCGCGCGGCACCTGCTGTACGGCCAGGGGTATTTCCGCGAGAAGTTCGGCCGGACCTGCGAGGTCGCGTGGCTGCCCGACACCTTCGGGTTCACGCCTGCGCTGCCGCAACTGCTGGTCCAGGGGGGCGTGACCGGCTTTTTCACGACCAAACTCAACTGGAACGAGGAGACGCGCTTTCCGCATGACCTGTTCATGTGGGAAGGCCTGGACGGCACCCGCATTCCGGCGCACAGCCTGAACAACCCCGGTGGCAGCCGGCCCGGCCTGGGCGGCTACAACGGCGACGTCCAGCCCAGCGACCTGCTGGGCACCTGGGAAAATTTCGGCGGCAAGGCGGCGCCCGGCTGGGGCGAGGAGGCGCCGGTCAGCCTCTTTACCTTCGGCTACGGCGACGGTGGCGGCGGCCCCAGCGCGCCCATGCTGGAGGCCTACGACCTGCTGCGCGACTTTCCGGGTCTGCCCGCCCTGCACATGACCCGCGTGGACGACCTGTTCCGGCGCCTGCCGCAGGAGGGTCTGCCCGTGTGGGTGGGGGAGCTGTACCTGCAACTGCACCGGGGCACCCTGACCTCGCAGGCCCGCGTCAAGCACCTGAACCGTCAGGCCGAGCACCGGCTCTTGGAGGCCGAGGCGCTGTGTGCCCTGGCTGGGGCCGACCCGGAAGAAGGGACCGGGGCAGGCGCAGGTGCGCAGTCCGAACTCGGAGAGCTGTGGAAGACCACGCTCCTCAACCAGTTTCACGACATCCTGCCGGGGTCGAGCATCCGCGAGGTGTACGGCGACACGGTGCCCGAGCTGGAGGGCGTGGCGGCCCGCGCCGCCGAACTGGCCCGCGCCTGCTGGACCCCCGAGACGGACACCTGGACCGTCGCCAATCCCCTCCCCTGGCCCCGCCCCCTGAGCGTACTGCTGCCCGCAGATGCGGGCCCGCTGTCGGCCGGCGGCGCGGCGCTGCCCACCCAGGCAGTGGAAGGCGGCCTGCTCGTTCACGCCCCGGACCAGCTCGTGCCGGCGATGGGGACGCTGACCCTGCGGCGGAGCGCGGGCCCGGCCGCCACGCCTTCCCTGCCGGTGTCCGTCACGGTGCGCCAGGACGATTCCGGCACAGTCCTGGACAACGGCGCCCTGCGGGCCGAGATCGGCGAGGACGGAGTGCTGCGGCGCCTGACCGACCTGCGGACCGGGCGCGAGGTGCTGGGGCCACAGGGGCATGTCCTGCGGGCCTACCCGGACCTCCCCTATGCCTGGGACGCCTGGGACGTGGCGCGCGACCTGGGCGCGGCGCACACCGAGGTCCTGGATGGCCCCTGCACCGTGCGCGTGGTCGAGGACGGGCCGCTGCGGGGCGCCGTGCAGGTGACGCGGCCCTGGCGCGCGAGTCAGGTCACGCAGACCTTCCGGCTGTGCGCCGGGTCGGCGCGGCTGGAGATCACGCTGGACCTCGACTGGCAGGAGCGTCACACCCTGCTGCGCGCCGAGAGCGACCTGAACGTGCGCGCGCACGAGGCGTGGGCCGAGACCGCCCTGGGGGCCCAGCCCCGGCCCACGCACCGCAACACACCCGACGACGCCGCACACTTCGAGGTCAGTGCGCACCGTTGGATGGACCTCTCGGAGCCCGGCTACGGCGTCTCGCTGCTCAACGACGGGCGTTACGGCCACAGTGTACGCGGCAGTCTGCTGGCCCTGAGCGTGGTGCGCGGTCCCATGTGGCCCGATCCGCAGGCCGACCTGGGCCCACACACCCTGACCTACGCCCTGTATCCCCATGCGGGCGACTGGCGCGGGGCACACACCCCCCGGGAAGCGCTGGACCTGAACAGCCCCCTGTTAGCCCAGGCCGGGCGACTGGAGCTGCGCGCCGCGCCGCACCTGGGCGGTCTGCCCCTGATGCTCAGCGCCCTGAAGCGCAGCGAGGACGGCCAGAGCCTGATCCTGCGGGTGTACGAACCTGCCGGGCAACGCGGCGAGGCCACCGTGACCCTTGGCCGTTACTCGGCGGAGCGGCTGAACCTGCTTGAGGACGCCCTGCCCGGGGAGGCCGGTGACCGGCTGGAACACGGCGTCCTGCACCTTCAGGTACGGCCCTTCGAGACGGTCTCGCTGCGGCTGAGCCCGGCAGGCACGCCGTGA
- a CDS encoding glycoside hydrolase family 125 protein: MSSHPAPAPPVHDVPMPAPRRDLTPAMFTVISQVRARLAGQPELATLFTQCFPNTWQTTLEDLPEGQTFVQTGDIPAMWLRDSAAQVSPYLALCAADPEVRRTVAGVILQQAHLLETDPYANAFNREPGNEYHFDVPPPGPWVWERKFELDSLCFPLWLAWRYWRATSELPLDLRPTLERIMDVMTTEQDHDGRSAYRFERPAEYCVLPSDTLARGGRGAAHAPTGMVWSGFRPSDDACTYPYLVPANMFAAVVLRQAAQLVRELYGDAELAARAETLAVDIREGIETHGVTEHPEFGRVYAYETDGLGNWLLMDDANVPSLLAAPYLGYCRADDPTYLNTRRMLLSAANPHYHAGRHAAGIGSAHTPGRRIWPIALCMQALTAQETPEGRAEVVALLNTLAHTTAGTGLMHESFDPDAPDTYSRPWFAWANSLLAETVLTHLDLLAGDA, encoded by the coding sequence GTGAGTTCACACCCTGCCCCCGCCCCACCCGTCCACGACGTTCCCATGCCCGCGCCGCGCCGCGACCTGACTCCGGCGATGTTCACCGTGATCTCGCAGGTACGCGCCCGCCTCGCTGGGCAGCCCGAACTGGCGACCCTGTTCACGCAGTGCTTCCCGAACACCTGGCAGACCACCCTCGAAGACCTTCCGGAGGGCCAGACCTTCGTGCAGACCGGCGACATCCCAGCCATGTGGCTGCGCGACTCGGCGGCGCAGGTCAGCCCGTACCTGGCCCTGTGCGCCGCCGACCCCGAGGTGCGCCGTACCGTGGCCGGCGTGATTCTTCAGCAGGCGCACCTGCTGGAAACCGACCCCTACGCCAACGCCTTCAACCGTGAGCCGGGCAATGAATACCATTTCGACGTGCCGCCGCCCGGCCCCTGGGTCTGGGAGCGCAAATTTGAGCTGGACTCGCTGTGCTTTCCGCTGTGGCTCGCGTGGCGCTACTGGCGGGCGACCAGCGAACTGCCCCTGGACCTGCGCCCCACCCTGGAGCGCATCATGGACGTCATGACGACCGAACAGGACCACGACGGCCGCTCGGCCTACCGGTTCGAGCGGCCCGCCGAATACTGCGTGCTGCCCAGCGACACGCTGGCGCGCGGCGGCCGGGGCGCGGCCCACGCTCCCACCGGCATGGTGTGGTCGGGGTTCCGGCCCAGCGACGACGCCTGCACCTATCCGTACCTCGTGCCGGCCAACATGTTCGCCGCCGTGGTGCTGCGCCAGGCTGCGCAACTCGTGCGGGAGCTGTACGGCGACGCCGAACTGGCTGCGCGGGCTGAGACCCTGGCCGTCGACATCCGCGAGGGCATCGAGACGCACGGCGTGACCGAACACCCGGAATTCGGGCGGGTGTACGCCTACGAGACCGACGGCCTGGGGAACTGGCTCCTCATGGACGACGCCAACGTGCCCAGCCTGCTCGCGGCCCCCTACCTGGGCTACTGCCGCGCGGACGACCCCACCTACCTCAACACCCGGCGCATGCTGCTGAGCGCGGCCAATCCCCACTACCACGCGGGCCGGCATGCCGCCGGGATCGGCAGTGCCCACACGCCGGGGCGGCGCATCTGGCCCATCGCGCTGTGCATGCAGGCCCTGACGGCGCAGGAGACCCCCGAGGGCCGCGCCGAGGTCGTCGCCCTGCTGAACACGCTGGCCCACACGACTGCCGGCACGGGCCTGATGCACGAGAGCTTCGACCCCGACGCACCGGACACCTACAGCCGCCCCTGGTTCGCCTGGGCCAACAGCCTACTGGCCGAGACGGTCCTGACCCATCTTGACCTGCTCGCGGGGGACGCGTGA